A single window of Actinoallomurus bryophytorum DNA harbors:
- a CDS encoding TetR/AcrR family transcriptional regulator codes for MVRPRHITDERLLTAAGRVVSRLGPSFTLADVAAEAQVAVGTLAQRFGSKHGLLVAMTRAAVDNVRGQMRGSVSDAGGADAVVHVLVAAYAPLDDAATAANNLAQLAADLADDELRGLMAEFYAAMEAEVAAVIRLAAGVLPGAPPAPVAARILTAVADGTAIHWSARPEGGLCDRMRADLATVLAGWRAPEAQHEPRRRAI; via the coding sequence ATGGTACGGCCCAGGCACATCACGGACGAGCGGTTGCTCACGGCGGCCGGGCGGGTTGTCAGTCGGCTCGGGCCCAGCTTCACTCTGGCCGACGTGGCGGCTGAGGCGCAGGTCGCGGTGGGGACGCTCGCTCAGCGGTTCGGGTCCAAGCATGGGTTGCTCGTCGCCATGACCAGGGCCGCTGTCGACAACGTACGCGGGCAGATGCGTGGTTCGGTCTCGGATGCCGGTGGGGCGGACGCGGTGGTCCACGTACTCGTGGCGGCGTACGCGCCTCTCGACGACGCGGCCACGGCCGCCAACAACCTGGCGCAGCTCGCGGCCGATCTGGCCGATGACGAGTTGCGAGGGCTCATGGCCGAGTTCTACGCGGCGATGGAGGCCGAGGTGGCCGCGGTGATCCGTCTTGCGGCCGGAGTCCTACCGGGGGCTCCCCCCGCGCCGGTGGCGGCTCGGATTCTGACCGCGGTGGCCGATGGCACGGCGATCCACTGGTCGGCTCGGCCGGAAGGCGGGCTGTGCGACCGGATGCGGGCCGATCTCGCGACGGTACTGGCCGGCTGGCGTGCTCCAGAGGCCCAGCACGAACCAAGAAGGAGAGCAATATGA
- a CDS encoding SDR family oxidoreductase, with protein MSGPLDGQVALVTGGTRGAGRGMAVELGAAGATVYVTGRTTRESRSPIGRAETIEDTAQLVTEAGGLGIAVRCDHMVPDDVAGLVRRIEDEQGGRLDVLVDDTWGGDQWIEWKPLWEHDLDKGLRALRNGLETHLITLHTVLPLLVRRGRGLVVEITDGDYMFNDRYRGSMFFDVVKVAITRLGKMLKEELEPHGVTSLSLTPGFLRSEEMLEHFGVTEENWRDGIAKDKWFAIAESPRYIGRAVAALAADPDVSRWSGQSLSSGVLAKHYGFTDLDGSQPEVTRFFADAFFGDKKDADAADYR; from the coding sequence ATGAGCGGTCCACTGGACGGACAGGTCGCCCTGGTGACCGGCGGTACGCGCGGTGCGGGTAGGGGCATGGCGGTCGAGCTCGGGGCGGCCGGGGCCACGGTGTACGTCACCGGGCGCACGACCCGGGAGTCGCGGAGTCCGATCGGGCGAGCGGAGACGATCGAGGACACCGCGCAGTTGGTGACCGAGGCCGGCGGGCTGGGGATCGCGGTCCGATGCGATCACATGGTGCCGGACGACGTGGCGGGTCTCGTACGGCGGATCGAGGACGAGCAAGGAGGGCGGCTCGACGTACTGGTCGACGACACCTGGGGCGGCGACCAGTGGATCGAGTGGAAGCCGCTCTGGGAACACGACCTCGACAAGGGGCTGCGGGCGCTGCGCAACGGGCTGGAGACCCATCTGATCACGCTGCACACCGTCCTGCCCCTGCTCGTACGGCGTGGGCGCGGGCTGGTCGTCGAGATCACCGATGGGGACTACATGTTCAACGACCGCTACCGGGGCTCGATGTTCTTCGACGTGGTCAAGGTGGCCATCACCCGGCTCGGCAAGATGCTCAAGGAGGAGCTGGAGCCGCACGGGGTCACCTCGCTGTCGCTCACGCCCGGGTTCCTGCGTTCGGAGGAGATGCTCGAACACTTCGGGGTCACCGAGGAGAACTGGCGCGACGGGATCGCCAAGGACAAATGGTTCGCCATCGCCGAGTCACCGCGTTATATCGGCCGCGCCGTCGCCGCGCTCGCGGCCGATCCCGACGTCTCCCGATGGTCCGGGCAGTCCCTGTCATCCGGGGTGCTGGCCAAGCACTACGGCTTCACCGACCTGGACGGCTCACAGCCCGAGGTCACCCGGTTCTTCGCCGACGCCTTCTTCGGCGACAAGAAGGACGCCGACGCGGCCGACTACCGATAG
- a CDS encoding sensor histidine kinase, protein MSAAKAGAPSRGRLPASREGSRRLYAALRRPAEGPVERPARLRDRYDAIPPWVKELVLCLAAAAATVYRIGTGAPSPGDRTPDVWAYGIGLAMAATMVVRRRWPAVTLAVTGLLWTIYHVDDYPGGAPAVPLWIALYSAAVAPRRWLALPIAGWVIVSDVLGRTEHGRAGVFDAVLDGSTVVFVAMLLLGDAVRSRRGRRDEYEARLASLAAQRDHAAAQRVAEERIRIARDLHDVSAHTLAVISLHAGLAAELLTEDPAEASEALTVVRRATRDALGELRAAVGVLRDGVAAPYPEEPATLGVRHLGELARAYGEHGPRIEIHVEGEPQELPSLVDVTAYRIVQEALANAVRHADPGLVEIVVRYGAGGLAVEVRDDGGTPSVVRSDADLGQAGLGLRGMAERVAALDGRLTAGAYERPGTGERGFRVHVWLPLGGST, encoded by the coding sequence CCGGCTGCGCGACCGGTACGACGCGATCCCACCGTGGGTGAAGGAGCTCGTTCTGTGCCTCGCCGCCGCTGCGGCGACCGTGTACCGGATCGGCACGGGGGCACCGTCGCCCGGTGACCGGACTCCCGACGTGTGGGCGTACGGCATCGGGCTGGCGATGGCGGCGACGATGGTGGTGCGACGACGATGGCCCGCGGTCACGCTCGCGGTCACCGGCCTGCTGTGGACGATCTACCACGTCGACGACTATCCGGGCGGGGCACCCGCCGTTCCGTTGTGGATCGCGCTGTACTCGGCGGCGGTCGCGCCGCGGCGGTGGCTCGCGCTTCCCATCGCCGGATGGGTGATCGTCTCTGACGTGCTGGGCCGGACCGAGCACGGCCGGGCGGGCGTGTTCGACGCGGTGCTGGACGGATCGACCGTGGTGTTCGTCGCCATGCTGCTCCTGGGCGACGCCGTGCGGAGCCGTCGCGGCCGGCGGGACGAGTACGAGGCACGGCTCGCGTCGCTCGCGGCCCAGCGTGACCACGCCGCCGCCCAGCGCGTCGCCGAGGAACGGATCCGGATCGCCCGCGACCTGCACGACGTGTCCGCGCACACCCTCGCCGTGATCAGCCTGCACGCCGGCTTGGCCGCGGAGTTGCTCACCGAGGACCCGGCGGAGGCGAGCGAAGCGCTGACCGTCGTACGCCGGGCGACCCGTGACGCGTTGGGCGAGTTGCGCGCGGCCGTCGGCGTGTTGCGGGACGGCGTCGCCGCCCCGTACCCGGAAGAGCCCGCGACCCTCGGCGTCCGCCACCTCGGCGAGCTGGCGCGGGCGTACGGCGAGCATGGTCCGCGTATTGAGATCCACGTCGAGGGCGAGCCGCAGGAACTGCCCAGCCTCGTGGACGTGACGGCGTACCGGATCGTGCAGGAGGCGCTGGCGAACGCCGTACGCCACGCCGATCCCGGTCTGGTGGAGATCGTCGTTCGGTACGGTGCCGGGGGCCTTGCCGTCGAGGTTCGCGACGACGGCGGTACGCCCTCAGTCGTCCGGTCAGACGCGGACCTCGGGCAGGCGGGCCTCGGGCTTCGCGGAATGGCCGAACGAGTGGCCGCGCTCGACGGCCGGCTGACCGCCGGAGCCTACGAACGCCCCGGCACGGGAGAGCGTGGTTTCCGGGTACACGTCTGGCTGCCACTTGGGGGGAGCACATGA
- a CDS encoding response regulator transcription factor, giving the protein MSIRVLLADDQTLVRAGIRKLLERADDIEVVGEAADGDEAISLARAHRPDVVLMDVRMPGTDGLAATWAILSDEGLADTKVVVLTTFDLDQYVFTALHAGASGFLLKDLDPDELRQAVRTVVAGDALLAPRVTRRLISTFVGRAGRPPVSPERLEALTDREREVVPLVAEGLTNEEIGDCLGMRPLTAKTHVNRAMTKLGARDRAQLVVLAYQWGLAGLPPG; this is encoded by the coding sequence ATGAGCATCCGCGTCCTGCTGGCCGATGACCAGACACTCGTACGGGCCGGAATCCGAAAGCTTCTCGAACGCGCGGATGACATCGAGGTCGTCGGCGAGGCGGCCGACGGCGACGAGGCGATCTCGCTGGCCCGCGCCCACCGTCCCGACGTCGTACTGATGGACGTGCGGATGCCGGGGACCGACGGCCTGGCCGCCACGTGGGCGATCCTCTCCGACGAGGGGCTCGCCGATACGAAGGTCGTGGTGCTGACGACGTTCGATCTCGACCAGTACGTGTTCACGGCGCTGCACGCGGGCGCGAGCGGCTTCCTGCTGAAGGACCTCGATCCCGACGAGCTGCGCCAGGCGGTGCGCACGGTGGTCGCCGGGGACGCGCTCCTCGCGCCGCGCGTCACCCGCAGGTTGATCTCGACGTTCGTGGGCCGCGCCGGCCGGCCGCCGGTCTCCCCGGAACGGCTGGAGGCGCTGACCGACCGGGAGCGCGAGGTCGTACCACTGGTGGCGGAGGGCCTGACGAACGAGGAGATCGGCGACTGCCTGGGGATGCGCCCGCTGACCGCCAAGACACACGTCAACCGCGCGATGACGAAGCTCGGCGCGCGCGACCGGGCGCAGCTCGTCGTGCTTGCCTACCAGTGGGGGCTCGCGGGGTTGCCCCCAGGATGA
- a CDS encoding class I SAM-dependent methyltransferase, translating into MERVDVPENFAQSAARDRVNDYDGFAEAYSAENENNLVNAHYERPAMLALAGDVAGRRVLDAGCGSGPLSAALRDRGAVVTGIDASTGMLALARRRLGDDVALHRVDLSDDLPFADGAFDDVVASLVLHYLEDWGPTLAELRRVLSPGGRLIASVDHPLVAYTFSDPRPDYFATTNYTFDWMFNGRSVPMSFWRKPLHAMIDAFTTAGFRLSVISEPQPDPATRELFPDDFHDLSTKPCFLFFVVEAPPSPTGADD; encoded by the coding sequence ATGGAACGCGTTGACGTGCCCGAGAACTTCGCCCAGTCCGCGGCTAGGGACCGGGTGAACGACTACGACGGTTTCGCCGAGGCGTACTCGGCGGAGAACGAGAACAACCTCGTGAACGCGCACTACGAGCGGCCCGCGATGCTGGCCCTCGCCGGAGACGTGGCGGGCCGTCGTGTCCTGGACGCCGGTTGCGGTTCGGGCCCCCTGTCCGCCGCACTACGCGACCGCGGTGCGGTCGTCACCGGCATCGACGCCAGCACCGGAATGCTGGCGTTGGCCAGGCGCCGGCTCGGTGACGACGTGGCCCTGCACAGGGTCGACCTGAGCGACGACCTGCCGTTCGCCGACGGTGCCTTCGACGACGTGGTCGCGTCCCTGGTGCTGCACTACCTGGAGGACTGGGGACCGACGCTGGCCGAGCTGCGACGAGTGCTCAGCCCCGGCGGCCGGCTGATCGCGTCGGTGGACCACCCTTTGGTGGCCTACACGTTCTCCGATCCTCGGCCCGACTACTTCGCGACCACCAACTACACCTTCGACTGGATGTTCAACGGCCGGTCCGTCCCGATGAGCTTCTGGCGCAAGCCACTGCACGCGATGATCGATGCCTTCACCACCGCCGGTTTCCGTCTTTCCGTCATCAGCGAACCACAGCCCGACCCGGCCACCCGTGAGCTGTTCCCCGACGACTTCCACGATCTTTCGACCAAACCCTGCTTCCTGTTCTTCGTCGTCGAGGCACCGCCGTCGCCCACCGGCGCGGACGACTAG
- the rlmB gene encoding 23S rRNA (guanosine(2251)-2'-O)-methyltransferase RlmB: protein MAKRRKKGSSHTPKAEDRHWYGKRQTARATKAATRTGSVTTGPRRDSSAAGDRPQRRPAPEGPEIVTGRNPVVEALRAGIPASTLYVMTGASDDRIRESIKLATDAGVALLEAGKIELDRMTDRAVHQGIALQVPEYDYAHPDDLLQLSTKPLIVALDGVTDPRNLGAVVRSAAAFGAHGVLVPERRAAGVTAGAWKASAGTLASVPVARATNLVRALKAYQSAGLFVAGLDARGATGVDALDAADGPLVLVVGSEGKGLSRLVADTCDLLINIPMPGKAESLNAGVAGSIALYEIARHR, encoded by the coding sequence ATGGCCAAGCGTCGCAAGAAGGGGTCGAGTCACACCCCGAAGGCCGAGGACCGGCACTGGTACGGCAAGCGTCAGACGGCGCGTGCCACCAAGGCGGCCACTCGGACGGGGAGTGTCACGACCGGCCCACGGCGCGATTCGTCCGCCGCCGGGGACCGCCCGCAACGGCGCCCCGCGCCGGAGGGCCCGGAGATCGTCACCGGCCGCAACCCGGTCGTGGAGGCCCTGCGCGCCGGCATCCCCGCGAGCACCCTCTACGTCATGACGGGCGCCTCGGACGACCGCATCCGTGAGTCGATCAAGCTGGCCACCGACGCCGGCGTCGCCCTGCTGGAGGCGGGCAAGATCGAGCTCGACCGGATGACCGACCGCGCCGTGCACCAGGGCATCGCCCTGCAGGTGCCCGAGTACGACTACGCGCACCCCGACGACCTGCTGCAGCTGAGCACCAAACCGCTGATCGTCGCGCTCGACGGCGTGACGGACCCGCGCAACCTCGGCGCCGTCGTACGCTCCGCCGCGGCGTTCGGCGCCCACGGGGTGCTCGTGCCCGAACGCCGCGCGGCCGGAGTGACCGCGGGTGCGTGGAAGGCGTCGGCGGGCACGCTCGCCTCGGTCCCGGTCGCCCGTGCGACCAACCTCGTACGAGCGCTGAAGGCGTACCAGAGCGCGGGCCTGTTCGTGGCCGGCCTGGACGCCCGCGGTGCCACGGGGGTCGACGCCCTGGACGCCGCCGACGGACCTTTGGTGCTGGTGGTCGGCTCGGAGGGCAAGGGCCTGTCGCGCCTGGTCGCCGACACGTGCGACCTGCTCATCAACATCCCGATGCCGGGCAAGGCCGAGTCGCTGAACGCCGGCGTCGCGGGCAGCATCGCGCTGTACGAGATCGCCCGCCACCGCTGA